A single region of the Halorubrum depositum genome encodes:
- a CDS encoding haloacid dehalogenase type II, which produces MSFDPDRVRTVTFDSYSTLVDVEAAEAALADRVADPEPVSRLWRSRSLAYTFVANAIDAYQPFYEMNRDALTYALEAHGVDLPAAERDEILAVYHELEVFDDVRSGIERLREGGYEPYVLSNGNPAMLESMVEHAGIEDLVADAISADEVETFKPAAALYRHGAARTGTPIDEVVHVTAGWFDVMGAAHAGMQAVRLDRKGTPWEPFGGAPDRTVESIHELADALGV; this is translated from the coding sequence ATGTCGTTCGACCCCGACCGCGTCCGGACGGTGACGTTCGACTCGTACAGCACCCTCGTCGACGTGGAGGCAGCGGAGGCCGCGCTCGCCGACCGCGTGGCCGACCCCGAGCCGGTGTCGCGGCTCTGGCGGTCGCGGTCGCTGGCGTACACGTTCGTCGCGAACGCGATCGACGCCTACCAGCCGTTCTACGAGATGAATCGAGACGCGCTGACGTACGCCCTGGAGGCGCACGGCGTCGACCTCCCGGCGGCCGAGCGCGACGAGATCCTCGCGGTGTACCACGAGTTAGAGGTGTTCGACGACGTCCGCTCGGGGATCGAGCGCCTCCGCGAGGGCGGCTACGAGCCGTACGTGCTCTCGAACGGGAACCCGGCGATGCTCGAGTCGATGGTCGAACACGCCGGGATCGAGGACCTCGTCGCGGACGCGATAAGCGCCGACGAGGTGGAGACGTTCAAGCCGGCCGCGGCGCTGTACCGCCACGGCGCCGCCCGAACCGGGACGCCGATCGACGAGGTCGTCCACGTCACCGCCGGCTGGTTCGACGTGATGGGCGCCGCTCACGCCGGGATGCAGGCGGTCCGCCTCGACCGGAAGGGGACCCCGTGGGAGCCGTTCGGCGGCGCCCCGGACCGCACGGTCGAGTCGATCCACGAACTGGCGGACGCGCTGGGGGTCTGA
- a CDS encoding branched-chain amino acid ABC transporter permease — protein MVDIGLFTQIVINGLLLGGIYVTIGVGFSLAFGVLEVVDFAVGEYVMVGAFMGAVLAPLFGAEGIFAIPIVLVVFFALGALIQPLIHHVTTGDRPHPLLMGLVFTFGLATFLRGSVLTIFGPNNRDVPSSLLTGGVAVPGVGTFPVVRTVTAVFGVTALVVFMYYLYRTRGGMAIRAIAEDRTNARLMGININRYQSIAYGAYAALTGSAGVFIGMTFTANPGMGLQYTAFAFFMVVLAGMGYLPGVILAGIVLGLTQSFTAVYISGNLVLLVLFAIIYLVLLVSPAGILGKGEWAT, from the coding sequence ATGGTCGATATCGGCCTGTTCACACAGATCGTCATCAACGGCCTCCTGCTCGGGGGGATTTACGTCACGATCGGCGTCGGATTCTCGTTAGCGTTCGGCGTCCTCGAAGTCGTCGACTTCGCGGTCGGCGAGTACGTGATGGTCGGCGCGTTCATGGGGGCGGTGCTCGCCCCCCTGTTCGGCGCCGAGGGGATATTCGCCATCCCGATCGTGCTCGTCGTCTTCTTCGCGCTCGGCGCGCTGATCCAGCCGCTGATCCACCACGTGACGACGGGCGACAGACCCCACCCGCTGTTGATGGGGCTCGTGTTCACCTTCGGGCTCGCGACGTTCCTCCGCGGGTCGGTGCTCACGATCTTCGGCCCGAACAATCGGGACGTCCCGTCTTCGCTGTTAACCGGCGGGGTGGCGGTTCCCGGAGTCGGCACGTTCCCGGTCGTCCGTACGGTGACGGCGGTGTTCGGCGTCACTGCCTTGGTCGTGTTCATGTACTACCTGTATCGAACGCGGGGGGGAATGGCGATCCGCGCGATCGCCGAGGACCGGACGAACGCGCGGCTGATGGGGATCAACATCAACCGCTACCAGTCGATCGCCTACGGCGCGTACGCCGCGCTGACCGGCAGCGCGGGCGTGTTCATCGGCATGACGTTCACGGCGAACCCCGGAATGGGGTTACAGTACACCGCGTTCGCGTTCTTCATGGTTGTGCTCGCCGGCATGGGTTACCTCCCGGGAGTCATCCTCGCCGGAATCGTCCTCGGGCTCACCCAGTCGTTCACGGCGGTGTACATCAGCGGGAACCTGGTGTTGCTCGTGCTGTTCGCGATCATCTACCTCGTCCTGCTGGTCTCGCCGGCGGGGATCCTCGGTAAGGGAGAGTGGGCCACATGA
- a CDS encoding ABC transporter ATP-binding protein, which yields MARLELDSVTKRFGEGDGSVLAVDDVNVDISDGEFLVLVGPSGCGKSTTLRMVAGLESITDGEIRLDGERMNEQGPAERDIAMVFQSYALYPHMTVRQNMRFGLEESTGLDDDEMDRRVEETAELLDITELLDRKPGALSGGQQQRVALGRAIVREPKAFLMDEPLSNLDAKLRSQMRTELQQLQADLDTTTVYVTHDQTEAMTMGDRIAILDGGELQQVATPLEAYHRPANQFVAGFIGEPSMNFVGCAVEGDVLVDGAFRYPLADEAAATVADSETVTLGIRPEDVAVDVGADATDAGDHAFAAVVDVVEPMGDENVVHLSVDDGPELVATVDGLRQIDTGAEAVIAIPENAIHVFDGKSGEAVHSRSLEDADLNRSRV from the coding sequence ATGGCACGACTCGAACTCGATTCGGTGACGAAACGGTTCGGCGAGGGGGACGGCTCCGTCCTCGCCGTAGACGACGTGAACGTGGACATCTCGGACGGAGAGTTCCTCGTCCTCGTCGGCCCTTCGGGCTGTGGCAAGTCCACGACCCTGCGGATGGTCGCCGGGCTCGAATCGATCACGGACGGGGAGATCAGACTCGACGGCGAGCGGATGAACGAGCAGGGTCCCGCCGAGCGGGATATCGCGATGGTGTTCCAGAGCTACGCGCTGTACCCGCATATGACCGTCCGACAGAACATGCGCTTCGGGTTAGAGGAGTCGACCGGTCTCGACGACGACGAGATGGATCGCCGCGTCGAGGAGACGGCGGAGCTGCTCGACATCACCGAGCTGCTCGACCGCAAGCCCGGCGCGCTCTCTGGCGGGCAACAGCAGCGCGTCGCGCTCGGCCGCGCCATCGTGCGCGAGCCGAAGGCGTTCCTGATGGACGAGCCGCTCAGCAACCTCGACGCGAAGCTCCGCTCGCAGATGCGCACGGAGCTCCAACAGCTTCAGGCCGACCTCGACACGACCACCGTCTACGTCACGCACGACCAGACGGAGGCGATGACGATGGGCGACCGGATCGCCATCCTCGACGGGGGTGAACTCCAGCAGGTGGCGACGCCGCTGGAGGCGTATCACCGTCCCGCGAACCAGTTTGTCGCCGGCTTCATCGGCGAGCCGTCGATGAACTTCGTCGGCTGCGCGGTCGAGGGCGACGTGCTCGTCGACGGCGCGTTCCGGTACCCCCTCGCCGACGAGGCGGCCGCCACGGTCGCGGACAGCGAGACCGTGACACTCGGGATTCGCCCCGAGGACGTCGCGGTCGACGTTGGCGCCGACGCGACCGATGCGGGCGACCACGCCTTCGCCGCCGTGGTCGACGTGGTGGAGCCGATGGGCGACGAGAACGTCGTCCACCTCTCGGTCGACGACGGGCCGGAGCTGGTCGCGACGGTCGACGGGCTCCGCCAGATCGACACCGGGGCCGAAGCCGTCATCGCGATCCCCGAGAACGCGATCCACGTGTTCGACGGGAAGTCCGGCGAGGCGGTTCACAGCCGGTCGCTCGAAGACGCCGATCTGAATCGATCGCGGGTCTGA
- a CDS encoding amino acid ABC transporter substrate-binding protein has protein sequence MTRKHKDRRTFLKSVGGTATAVGLAGCAGLGGGSGRDYFKLGAVTSLSGDLRFGGEVTQRGYDLWADTINEEQGGIEIGGETYEVQIEYADAQSNPSTGADAASEMINDGADAILGPYSSNVTLAVCPIMDQNSMPHITGSAESPQIWQEGYEYSFGTIPTVSIIGNEAASALLNLEPQPDSVYITAVNEPFSVATGDSMQAAAEEAGITVENYEQFPRDTDYTNVVSAAQNADPDLHLHGGHIGSHVNLVNAAEQLGYNPDGFLMHYGVNTGSYKDGAGAQAPYTFGATVWIPGVDREGGVLFDSPQAYADASQSAYDTAPDYTQAGSTAAGIVFQEAFKELGAAPPLSQDDKDELIGILEEIEVNTFYGDVAFETGGEYHHNNINTQPLLIQLGEDGSPTIVGPEESATGEANYPVPAWDER, from the coding sequence ATGACACGCAAACACAAGGATCGGCGGACGTTTCTGAAAAGCGTCGGCGGTACGGCGACCGCAGTCGGCCTCGCAGGCTGTGCCGGGCTTGGAGGCGGTTCAGGCCGTGACTACTTCAAACTCGGCGCGGTGACCTCGCTCTCAGGGGATCTCCGGTTCGGTGGCGAAGTCACTCAGCGCGGATACGACCTCTGGGCGGACACGATAAACGAGGAACAAGGCGGCATCGAGATCGGTGGAGAGACGTACGAGGTGCAGATAGAGTACGCCGACGCGCAGTCGAACCCTTCGACGGGGGCGGACGCGGCGTCTGAGATGATCAACGACGGCGCCGACGCGATCCTCGGCCCGTACTCGAGCAACGTCACTCTCGCCGTCTGTCCGATCATGGACCAGAACTCGATGCCCCACATCACCGGGAGCGCCGAGTCACCACAGATCTGGCAGGAGGGGTACGAGTACAGCTTCGGGACGATCCCGACGGTGAGCATCATCGGGAACGAAGCGGCCTCCGCACTGCTCAACCTCGAGCCGCAGCCCGACTCCGTCTACATCACGGCCGTCAACGAACCCTTCTCGGTCGCGACCGGCGATTCGATGCAGGCCGCCGCCGAGGAGGCCGGAATCACGGTCGAGAACTACGAGCAGTTCCCGCGCGACACCGACTACACCAACGTCGTGAGCGCGGCCCAGAACGCCGACCCGGACCTCCACCTCCACGGGGGACACATCGGGAGCCACGTCAACCTCGTCAACGCGGCCGAACAGCTCGGCTACAACCCCGACGGGTTCCTGATGCATTACGGCGTCAACACCGGCTCGTACAAGGACGGCGCGGGCGCCCAGGCGCCGTACACCTTCGGCGCGACCGTCTGGATCCCGGGCGTCGACCGGGAAGGGGGCGTCCTCTTCGACTCCCCGCAGGCGTACGCGGACGCCTCCCAGTCCGCGTACGACACCGCACCGGACTACACGCAGGCCGGATCGACGGCCGCAGGGATCGTCTTCCAAGAGGCGTTCAAGGAGCTCGGCGCGGCGCCGCCGCTCTCCCAGGACGACAAGGACGAGCTGATCGGGATCCTCGAGGAGATCGAGGTGAACACCTTCTACGGTGACGTCGCCTTCGAGACGGGAGGCGAATACCACCACAACAACATCAACACTCAGCCCCTCCTCATCCAGCTCGGCGAGGACGGCTCGCCGACGATCGTCGGCCCCGAGGAATCCGCGACCGGCGAGGCCAACTATCCCGTCCCCGCGTGGGACGAGCGGTAA
- a CDS encoding DUF4013 domain-containing protein, with protein sequence MIPSVLTYPVRGSPRLDAVVVGGGLHLLAVWLPLLPLVAVVGYLARVLAATATTEPHRDPGRPGWRPIRPLLGDGLRLCATVIGYLAVPVVLLTVTLGGPLEGIDPTGTTDGIFFIVGTTVSTLLAAAICYPLPAALVAVARERSLRAAADATLVGVATRDAGYLVAVLLAAGGLGVTFAAYATLNAVAAGFFVAFYVEVVAAAAVGTATGRAWERRGV encoded by the coding sequence GTGATCCCGAGCGTCCTGACGTATCCGGTCCGCGGATCACCGCGTCTCGACGCCGTCGTTGTCGGCGGCGGGCTCCACCTGCTCGCCGTCTGGCTCCCCCTGCTGCCGCTCGTCGCGGTCGTCGGCTACCTCGCGCGGGTGCTCGCGGCGACCGCGACGACGGAGCCACACCGCGACCCGGGCCGACCCGGCTGGCGACCGATCCGCCCCCTGCTCGGCGACGGGCTCCGACTCTGTGCGACCGTCATCGGCTACCTCGCGGTCCCGGTCGTCCTCCTGACCGTGACCCTCGGAGGGCCGTTAGAGGGGATCGACCCGACCGGCACGACCGACGGGATCTTCTTCATCGTCGGGACCACCGTCTCGACGCTGCTGGCGGCGGCTATCTGCTACCCGCTCCCGGCCGCGCTCGTCGCCGTCGCCCGGGAGCGCTCGCTGCGCGCGGCCGCCGACGCGACGCTCGTCGGGGTCGCGACCCGCGACGCCGGCTACCTCGTCGCGGTCCTGCTCGCGGCCGGCGGCCTCGGCGTCACGTTCGCGGCGTACGCGACGCTCAACGCCGTCGCTGCGGGATTCTTCGTCGCGTTCTACGTCGAGGTCGTCGCCGCGGCCGCGGTCGGGACGGCGACCGGCCGGGCGTGGGAGCGACGGGGCGTCTAA
- a CDS encoding DUF192 domain-containing protein: MNRRLAGVAAGLALIVAVAIAVAAANPALLITGYETTTVEAVDGETGESLATVEARVADGLVKQYVGLSATGELKEGEGMLFVHEDAAERAYVMREMAFALDIVFVAPDGTITTIHEAEPESRPYTRHRGTGRYVLEVPRGWSERHGVEPGDRIVVDRE; this comes from the coding sequence GTGAACCGCCGCCTCGCCGGGGTCGCCGCCGGCCTCGCGCTGATCGTCGCCGTCGCGATCGCCGTCGCCGCGGCGAACCCGGCCCTCCTGATCACCGGCTACGAGACGACGACCGTGGAAGCCGTCGACGGCGAGACCGGCGAGTCGCTCGCGACCGTCGAGGCCCGCGTCGCCGACGGTCTCGTGAAACAGTACGTGGGGCTCTCGGCGACCGGGGAACTCAAGGAGGGCGAGGGGATGCTGTTCGTCCACGAGGACGCCGCCGAGCGCGCCTACGTGATGCGGGAGATGGCGTTTGCGCTCGACATCGTCTTCGTCGCCCCGGACGGGACGATCACGACGATCCACGAGGCGGAGCCGGAGTCGCGCCCCTACACCCGACACCGCGGCACGGGGCGGTACGTCCTCGAAGTGCCGCGCGGGTGGAGCGAGCGCCACGGCGTCGAGCCGGGCGATCGGATCGTCGTCGACCGCGAGTGA
- a CDS encoding Lrp/AsnC family transcriptional regulator gives MGLDGRDVRILRSIAENDSTSPERIQEETDIPKSTVHYRIKNMKDRGVIKNDLFEIDFEKAGLGLTVISEVLAEFGEGYQEEVGKELAAIEGVNEVYFMMGDTDFIVISRLPSRDMIETLVEEFEAIDGIQRTSSKFVISSIKADESVGMLRDYSEETILNSHGLDETGDDIE, from the coding sequence ATGGGACTAGATGGCCGAGACGTTCGCATTCTCCGCTCGATCGCGGAGAACGACTCCACCAGCCCCGAACGCATACAGGAGGAGACGGACATCCCCAAATCGACCGTCCACTACCGGATCAAGAACATGAAGGACCGGGGAGTGATCAAAAACGACCTGTTCGAGATCGATTTCGAAAAGGCCGGACTCGGTCTCACGGTCATCTCCGAAGTCCTCGCCGAGTTCGGAGAGGGGTATCAGGAGGAGGTCGGAAAGGAGTTGGCCGCCATCGAGGGGGTAAACGAGGTGTACTTTATGATGGGCGATACGGACTTCATCGTTATCTCACGGCTTCCGTCTCGCGACATGATCGAGACGCTCGTCGAGGAGTTCGAGGCCATCGACGGTATCCAACGGACGAGTTCGAAGTTCGTGATCAGTTCGATCAAAGCCGACGAGAGCGTGGGGATGTTACGCGACTACAGCGAGGAGACCATACTGAACTCGCACGGGCTCGACGAGACCGGCGACGACATAGAGTGA
- a CDS encoding SDR family NAD(P)-dependent oxidoreductase encodes MSERDADPGERSHPPTDALPDLSAKVAVVTGGGRGIGEAIALGLATAGATVVPAARTEGEVEAVAETIRERGGTARGVTADVTDDADVEALVAETVERFGSLDVLVNNAGFNPDDALGDPAEIDADAVDDVLDVNLRGAFRTLRAAGPHLQESGGSVVNVASVAGEVGLPRQHSYVASKHGLVGLTKSAAIDWAPEVRVNAVAPGYVATDLTETLRESERLRESILDRTPLDRFADPMEVAGPVVFLASDAASFVTGETLAADGGWTAR; translated from the coding sequence ATGTCCGAGCGTGACGCGGACCCGGGAGAACGGTCCCACCCACCGACAGACGCGCTCCCGGACCTCTCGGCGAAGGTCGCCGTCGTCACGGGCGGCGGGCGCGGGATCGGGGAGGCGATCGCGCTCGGACTGGCGACGGCCGGCGCGACGGTCGTCCCCGCGGCGCGGACGGAGGGAGAGGTCGAGGCGGTCGCCGAGACGATCCGCGAGCGCGGCGGAACGGCGCGGGGGGTCACCGCCGACGTGACGGACGACGCCGACGTCGAGGCGCTTGTCGCGGAGACCGTCGAGCGCTTCGGCTCGCTGGACGTGCTCGTCAACAACGCGGGGTTCAACCCCGACGACGCGCTCGGCGACCCCGCGGAGATCGACGCCGACGCGGTCGACGACGTGCTCGACGTGAACCTGCGGGGCGCGTTCCGGACGCTCCGGGCGGCCGGCCCGCACCTGCAGGAGTCGGGCGGAAGCGTCGTCAACGTCGCCAGCGTGGCGGGGGAGGTCGGCCTGCCGCGGCAACACTCGTACGTCGCCTCGAAGCACGGGCTCGTCGGGCTCACGAAGAGCGCGGCGATCGACTGGGCGCCCGAGGTCCGAGTGAACGCGGTCGCGCCGGGCTACGTCGCGACCGATCTCACCGAAACGCTCCGGGAGAGCGAGCGGCTCCGGGAGTCGATCCTCGACCGGACCCCGCTGGATCGCTTCGCCGACCCGATGGAGGTCGCCGGACCGGTCGTCTTTCTCGCCAGCGACGCCGCGAGCTTCGTCACCGGCGAGACGCTGGCGGCCGACGGCGGCTGGACCGCGCGGTGA
- a CDS encoding CNNM domain-containing protein encodes MYGFEVALRLTAGMLLILANGFFVAIEFALTRVRQFPESEFDAPGLRRAWEMTQDLEIYLTSCQVGISATSIAVGIVAEPALASLVEPLFANTALASVGAGAVVGFVIINLLHLTHGEQTPTYLGVERTKFVARYGATPLYWFAKLLYPVIVLGDAVAKWTLRRFGVEMTGAWLETETDRVESRADLRNRLGSLLSRSDLTVERREEVLNALTIGETTVDTVMTPREEVVFLSTTASVAENLDRIGGSPHTRFPLIGDDPADPDEFRGIVYVPSVVDGIDALRGGTVDFEDVAAPPMTLGPEVHISDAVDRFQDANQELALVVDDGTIVGLITATDALEAVVGEIEDPLDVALDGRPTSA; translated from the coding sequence ATGTACGGGTTCGAGGTCGCCCTCCGTCTGACCGCCGGGATGCTGCTTATTCTCGCGAACGGGTTCTTCGTCGCGATCGAGTTCGCCCTGACCCGAGTGCGCCAGTTCCCGGAGTCGGAGTTCGACGCGCCGGGACTCCGGCGGGCGTGGGAGATGACGCAGGATCTCGAGATCTACCTCACCAGCTGTCAGGTGGGGATCTCGGCGACGAGCATCGCGGTCGGGATCGTCGCGGAGCCGGCGCTCGCGTCGCTCGTCGAGCCGCTGTTCGCGAACACGGCGCTCGCGTCGGTCGGCGCCGGCGCGGTAGTCGGGTTCGTGATCATCAACTTGCTCCACCTCACGCACGGCGAGCAGACCCCCACGTACCTCGGCGTCGAGCGCACGAAGTTCGTCGCCCGGTACGGCGCGACGCCGCTCTACTGGTTCGCGAAACTGCTGTACCCGGTCATCGTTCTCGGCGACGCGGTCGCCAAGTGGACGCTCCGGCGCTTCGGCGTCGAGATGACCGGGGCGTGGCTCGAGACGGAGACCGACCGCGTCGAGTCGCGCGCGGACCTGCGCAACCGGCTCGGCTCGCTCCTCTCCCGCAGCGATCTCACCGTCGAGCGCCGCGAGGAGGTTCTCAACGCCCTCACCATCGGCGAGACCACGGTCGACACGGTCATGACGCCCCGCGAGGAGGTCGTCTTCCTCTCGACGACCGCGAGCGTGGCGGAGAACCTCGACCGGATCGGCGGCAGCCCGCACACCCGGTTCCCGCTGATCGGCGACGACCCGGCCGACCCGGACGAGTTCCGCGGGATCGTCTACGTCCCGTCCGTCGTCGACGGGATCGACGCGCTCCGCGGCGGGACGGTCGACTTCGAAGACGTGGCCGCCCCGCCGATGACGCTCGGGCCCGAGGTGCACATCAGCGACGCGGTCGACCGGTTTCAGGACGCTAACCAGGAGCTCGCGCTCGTCGTCGACGACGGGACGATCGTCGGACTGATCACGGCGACAGACGCGCTGGAGGCGGTCGTCGGCGAGATCGAGGACCCGCTCGACGTCGCGCTCGACGGCCGGCCGACGTCGGCGTGA
- a CDS encoding aspartate aminotransferase family protein, with protein sequence MVPSPSIDEIHFSMEPDVETVPGPRTGQLIEQQREIDSNAVAYPRRIPIAIEEAKGATIRDVDGNTFLDFFAGIGVLNVGHSNPYVLEGVHEQLDKVAHTVDFPTEARIEFIERLNDIAPDGLGGNSKVIFGGPSGSDAIEGSIKLAKHNTGRHGTLAFEGSYHGTTAGALSLTAGKAYKQGYGPLLADAVHVPFPDPSEPGPTGDVESFCPAENCCQAGTCARALDAVQRKFEGPYGGHESPAGIWVEPIQGEGGVVVPPEGFLKGLRDIADDNDALLVFDEIQTGFGRTGEWFAADHWDVTPDAMTMAKGIGGSGLPIGAMMYHEEYDTWGPGGHVGTFRGNVPAFVGGTRAIEYIESHDLLDHATEVGAYIRSRFRELAEDVPEIVDIRGKGQFTGVEFAVDGDPSKSLVESIQRECYHRGVLVWYAGRHKSVLRLLPPLVLTQRQAEIGLDIITESIRDVLADRD encoded by the coding sequence ATGGTACCAAGCCCGTCGATCGACGAGATCCACTTCTCGATGGAGCCGGATGTGGAGACGGTTCCCGGACCACGAACAGGGCAGTTGATCGAACAGCAACGAGAGATCGATAGCAACGCCGTCGCCTATCCGCGACGCATACCGATCGCGATCGAGGAGGCCAAAGGCGCGACCATCAGGGACGTCGACGGGAACACCTTCCTCGACTTCTTCGCCGGAATCGGCGTGTTGAACGTCGGTCACTCCAACCCGTACGTGCTCGAGGGCGTCCACGAGCAGCTCGATAAGGTCGCTCACACGGTGGACTTCCCCACCGAGGCGCGGATCGAGTTCATCGAACGGCTCAACGACATCGCCCCTGACGGTCTCGGCGGGAACAGTAAGGTCATCTTCGGCGGACCGAGCGGCAGCGACGCGATCGAGGGGTCGATCAAGCTCGCCAAACACAACACCGGCCGCCACGGCACGCTCGCCTTCGAGGGGTCGTACCACGGGACGACGGCCGGTGCGCTCAGCCTCACCGCCGGCAAGGCGTACAAGCAGGGGTACGGCCCGCTGTTGGCCGACGCCGTCCACGTCCCGTTCCCCGACCCGAGCGAACCGGGCCCGACCGGTGACGTCGAGTCGTTCTGTCCCGCGGAGAACTGTTGTCAGGCGGGTACCTGTGCCCGTGCGCTGGACGCGGTCCAACGGAAGTTCGAGGGCCCGTACGGGGGCCACGAGTCGCCCGCCGGGATCTGGGTCGAGCCGATCCAGGGCGAGGGCGGCGTGGTCGTCCCGCCGGAGGGGTTCCTGAAAGGACTCCGCGACATCGCGGACGACAACGACGCGCTACTCGTGTTCGACGAGATCCAGACCGGGTTCGGACGCACCGGCGAGTGGTTCGCGGCCGACCACTGGGACGTGACGCCGGACGCGATGACGATGGCGAAGGGGATCGGCGGCTCCGGGCTCCCCATCGGCGCGATGATGTATCACGAGGAGTACGACACGTGGGGCCCGGGCGGTCACGTCGGCACCTTCCGCGGGAACGTCCCCGCGTTCGTCGGCGGAACGCGCGCGATAGAGTACATCGAATCGCACGACCTCCTCGATCACGCGACCGAGGTCGGGGCCTACATCCGGTCGCGATTCCGTGAGCTCGCCGAGGACGTCCCCGAAATCGTCGACATCCGCGGAAAAGGCCAGTTCACCGGCGTCGAATTTGCAGTGGATGGTGACCCCTCGAAGTCGCTCGTCGAATCGATCCAACGCGAGTGTTACCACAGGGGCGTTCTCGTGTGGTACGCCGGCCGCCACAAGAGCGTCCTTCGGCTGCTTCCGCCGCTCGTGTTGACGCAACGCCAAGCGGAGATCGGACTGGACATCATCACCGAATCGATCCGTGACGTCCTCGCGGACCGCGACTGA
- a CDS encoding SHOCT domain-containing protein — MTGLPARIAWNLRHRWRRVFALLVVGGGVAAPFVTGLWWTLPLVWFFGLFVALPVLHTLTRPLPDRDGDDERDADPALDALRERYARGEIDEREFERKLDRLLETEDAETVDRAGDDVADRVREGVRREVERIRE; from the coding sequence ATGACCGGGCTCCCCGCACGGATCGCGTGGAACCTCCGCCACCGCTGGCGGCGGGTGTTCGCGCTCCTCGTGGTGGGCGGCGGCGTCGCCGCCCCGTTCGTCACCGGGCTCTGGTGGACCCTCCCGCTGGTCTGGTTCTTCGGGCTGTTCGTCGCGCTCCCCGTGCTCCACACCCTGACGCGGCCCCTACCCGACCGTGACGGCGACGATGAGCGGGACGCCGACCCCGCGCTCGACGCCCTCCGGGAGCGCTACGCGCGCGGCGAGATCGACGAGCGGGAGTTCGAGCGGAAGCTCGACCGCCTGCTGGAGACCGAGGACGCCGAGACCGTCGACCGGGCCGGCGACGACGTCGCCGACCGGGTCCGCGAGGGGGTCCGGCGCGAGGTCGAACGGATCCGGGAGTGA